CTCCATGGATGGTTCTTTGGAGGAATGTATTTCTTTTTTATCTTAAAGGGCTTTAAAGGTTTTTCCTTCTGGGGTTTGGTTTGTATCTCCTTAAACCCCAAAACCCTGCCATTATGAGTTATAAGCATCCTGCCATCAGGTCTCTCTTGCACAACAACATCCTTCGTGTTTACAGGATGAGTGACCTGATAGAGTTTTCTATCATGGGCAACGGTAAAATCATTGCGTAAGGCGCGCTTTGTTTTGACGCACAAAACCCCGTCCAGATCAAAATCTTTCGGCAAAGGCCTGTGTAGGTCTTCTTTTTCAGCAGCCTCTATGCTAAAACGCTTATTATGACGCTTAATGTAACCTTTCAAAAACCGGTTCGCCTCATCCATAGTATTTATCCCCTTAAGACGCATCTCCTTTACAAGCCTATCCTGAAGCGTCTTAAATAGCCTCTCTATCCTGCCTTTTGCCTGCGGAGATAAAGCATGTATTACCCTCGCTCCAAGCTCTTTCATTGCCCTCTCAAACTGACTCAGCGGGCATCTTCCGTTTAAATCATCCTCTATTGTTGGCCTGGCATTTGATTTATAAGTGGTATGTCTATCAATGTATATGCTTGAGGGAATACCATAAAGTCCAGTATAACCCTTAAAACTATCCATGGCAGGAATAGTCCCCTCGTACTCATAAAACCTACCAAAAATATTGCTTGTAGCGTCGTCTATACAACCCATGAGCACAATCTTCGGACCTCTACCTTCAAGCCAGTCGTGATGGCTTCCGTCCATCTGCAGCATCTCCCCAAAATGCCCTTTTCGCTCTCGCCATTGTCGGTGAATCCTATTTTTGCGCCCCTTTACCCAAGCACCATCCTCTATAAGCCAGTTGCGAAGCGTCTCGTCGCTTATTTTAAGGCCATCTAACTCTAAGAGCTTCTCTGAAAAAAGTGTTGGACCAAAATCCTTATACTTCTGCCTGTAAAACCCTATAACCATCTCTTTTGTCTCATCAGGCAGCCTTCTGTTTGATGGCTTACCCCTTGACCTGTGTATAATACCTCTATCACCCTCTCTCTTTACCCTCCTGACTATTCTCCTTACCTGCCTTCCACTTAACCAGAGTATCTCTGCTGCCTCAATTTGCTTCAGACTGCCTTCTAAAACCTTTTGCACTACATGAAGACGCTTTAGTTCCTCCTGTGTTGCCATGATAATGTCCTTTCCTGCCATTTACCCTCCTTTTTAATCTAAAAAAAGGGTACTATAGCATCCGTAAATTAGGACATTTCTACTTTGGTGAATTAGGACATTATCATTTTGGCGTTACAGCATTTTTCAATAATCTTTTTATCAATCAGACCTCTTTTATCCCCTTTCTTAATTCCCTTAAAAACCCTCCGACTTTTTTAGTTAAATTCTGAGATTTAAGGTTTTCTTCAATTACTTTTATCAACGCACTTCCCACAATCACTCCATCAGCAACTGAAGCCACAGCCCTCACCTGTGCAGGGGTTGAAATGCCAAACCCAACAGCTATTGGTTTTTTTGTGAACTTCCTTATAAACCTTACCTTTTCTTCAAGAGATGTGCTTAAATAATCCCTTGCCCCGGTAACCCCTAAAACTGAAACATAATAAATATATCCGGAACTTGCATCGCAGATTATTTTTGTCCTTTCTCTGCTGCTTGTCGGGGCAAGCAGGAAGATTATATCTATCCCATGCTTTTTCCCGGCAGACAAAATCTCATCAGCTTCATCAGGAGGAAGGTCAGGTATAATGATTCCATCTCCTCCGCAGGACACCAACTCCCTGACAAACCTTTCCGGACCATAGTGCAGTATGGGATTGTAATAGCTCATTACCACGATTGGAGTTTCAACTCCACGGTAACTTTCAGATTTTCTTCCTCTTATTTTATTAATAAGTCCAAGCACTTTCTTAACCTTTACACCACCCTCCAATGCCCTCATCGATGCCTTCTGAATTGTTGGTCCGTCTGCGATAGGGTCAGAAAAAGGAATTCCAAGCTCAATAATGTCTGCACCTTGTGCTTCAAGCTCAAGAATTAAATCATTTGTAGTATCTAAATCAGGGTCACCTGCAGCAATATACGGTATAAGGGCTTTTCTCCCCTCCTCTTTCAGGCTTTCAAAAACTCTGTCAATTCTGCTCATATAAAAAATTATCCTTTCCCTAAAACGATTTTATCTATCTGTTGCAAAAACCCTTTTACTTCATCTGATTTTTCGCCGGAAGGAGCAGCTTTCAAATACTCCTCCCAAGCCTTTTTCGCATTCATATAGTCTCTCTTATCAAAATGATAGACAATGCCCAGATTAAAACGGGAATTCAAATGGTTAGGAGAATCCTCAGCAGCTTTTTTAAACTCTTCAATCGCCTTATCATAATCACCTGACTCCCTGTAGCAAATGCCAAGGTCAGTCCTGACATCAGAATTCTTTGAGTCCTTTTCCAAAACCTTTTTATACTCTTCTGCTGCTTTTGCCCACTGCCTGGTGTCAAAATAAGCATTTCCAAGCTGAATTCTTGCCCCCAGATTTTCAGGGCTTGAAAAAAGAATTGATTGTAATTGAGAAATTTCCTGGCTCTTGTCCTGTACCTGCTGGAATTCCTCTCTTCCCTGCCCAGTAAATTCTGAAGAAACAATCTCCTCTCCGCCTTTTTTTGAAAAGTATTTTGGCACAACAATACCTGCTAAAACACCAAGCACAAACATAACCAACCCTAAAATAACTGTCTCTTTTTTCATAATTATCATTATCTCCTTGATATTTTAAAATGGTTCAATGATTCAAGTTAAAAAGGTTTCTGCAAAGGTCTGTTTTAGTCCTGTCATTGCGAGCCGAAGCTGCGAGCCAAAGGCGAAGCAGGCAGCGAAGCAATCTCGTTAATAGAGATGAGATTGCCGCGTCGCTGCCTGCCTGCCGGTAGGCAAGTTGCTCCTCGCAATGACAAATAAGAGCATTTTTAAAAACTCTCCTAAAAACACAAATCTCTTGACAAAATATACTGCTTGTATTAAAAAGTCAAAACTTTTAGAAAAGGTATTTGTATGAAACTATCATCTAGAACATTTTGTGCAAAAAAAGAAGATATGCAAAGAAGCTGGTATCTTGTTGATGCTGACGGGAAAACACTTGGAAGGCTTGCTTCAAAAATTGCAATGATACTTATGGGTAAAAACAAGCCGATTTATACACCGCACGTTGATACTGGAGACCATGTCGTAGTTATAAATGCTAAAAAAGTTATCCTTACCGGTGATAAGCTTAATAACAAAATTTATTACTCTCATTCAAACTATCCGGGCGGACTAAAAGAAATAAATGCTAAAAAGCTTTTAGAAAAAAAGCCTGAAATGTTACTTGAGAAAGCAGTACAAAGGATGTTGCCAAAAAATAAACTTGGAAGAGCTATGGCAACAAAACTTAAAGTATACAGCGGAGGCACACATCCTCATCAGTCACAGAACCCTCAAACCTTAAATTTATAAGGAGGTAGATACTTTGCCAGAACTTGGATTTTATGCAACAGGAAGAAGAAAAACTGCGATAGCCAGAGTATGGTTAAGACCCGGTGAAGGTAAAATAACTGTAAACAGAAAAAAATTTGAAGACTATTTTCCTACTGAAACTCTCAGGAATACAATTCTCCATCCTTTAAAGCTAACAAACTCACTTGAAAAATATAACCTTCTTGTTACTGTGATCGGCGGAGGAATCTCAGGGCAGGCTGGAGCTCTGCGCCACGGAATAGCCAGAGCCCTCCTTCTATCAGATGTAAATTTAAGGTCATTATTAAGAAAAGAGGGTTTTTTAACAAGGGATCCAAGGGAAATCGAAAGAAAAAAATACGGCCAGAAAAAAGCAAGAAAGAGATTCCAGTTCTCCAAGAGATAATCCGCCAGTCCTCATTGAATAGTATTTAGCAAAAAATCATTATTCACTGTTCACTATTCACTCATAACAAATATCTTCTCATCTGAACATTCAGTATCAGTCCTATTCCTGTCATTGTTATAATAACTGAAGTCCCTCCGTAGCTAATCAGAGGCAGAGGAACACCAACTATAGGTAAAAGCCCGACTGCCATTCCAATATTGATAAGCATGTTCAATGAAATCATCGCAGTAATGCCAAAGCACAGAAGGGCTGCAATTTTATCTTTTGCCCTGAATGATGCTTGAATGCATAAAAATACCAGCCCAAAAAGCAATATAATAAAGACAAGAGAGCCCAGAAATCCCCATTCCTCTGCTATAATAGAAAAAATAAAATCTGTGTGGTGTTCCGGTAAAAACTTCAACTGTCCCTGCGTTCCGTTTAAAAACCCTTTTCCGAAAAAACCTCCTGACCCGATTGCAATTTCAGACTGAATTGTGTGATAACCGCTTCCAAGTGGGTCCTGATACGGGTCAAAGAAACTGAACACTCTCTGTTTCTGATAAGGTTTTAAAAAATTCCACATTACAGCGCAGGAAATAATTCCAAATATTCCAGAATAAAGTGAGGTTTTCAGTTTAACCCCAACAGCAAAAATCAGGCAAACAGATATCAGAAAAAGTGAAAGAGCGGTCCCCAAATCGGGCTGAAGAAGTATCAACACAAATGGAATAAAGACAAGAATCAGAGGAACAACAAGCTCCTTTAAACCGTAGGAATCTTTTTTTCTTGATTCCCCAAAATACTTCGTTAGTGCAAGTATGATTGAAAGCTTCACAACTTCAGATGGCTGTATTGAAAAAAATCCAACATCAATCCAGCGCCTTGAACCTGACCTGACATCTCCTATTACAATCAGCAGGACAAGGAGAAGCAAAGAAAAGAAATAAAAAAAATATCCGTATTTTACAACTGAATGGTAATCCAGAAAAGTTATCAGAAAAAGAATTATCAGTCCTGCCCAGACCCATAATGCCTGTTTTTTCCAATAGTTCTGGGATTCACTGCTGCGGTTTAAATTATCTTTTTTTAACAGATTGCTGCCTGCCTGACCTACATCTTCGGGAAAAGGCGAGTATGAGGCGCTGTAGATTTCAACAATTCCTATAACTGCAATAAGAATGGTCAGAAACAGAATCTTCCAGTCAAAATTCAAAATCAGTCTTCTGTCAAACATAGCAAAACTTAGTGGTTTGAAATTAAAAAATCCGCGAGTTCAGGTAAAAAGTTTTGAATCCTTCACTTACGAACTAAACAATGCCTCAACAAAGTCTTTTGGATTAAACTCCTGAAAATCCTCTATCCCCTCTCCTACTCCGATAAATTTCACAGGGATTTTAAGCTCCTCAGCTATGGCAACGATAATCCCTCCCTTTGCAGTACCATCAAGCTTGGTCAGGACAATTCCTGTAAGTTCTAGGGCATCATTAAACATCTTTGCCTGCGCAATTGAATTCTGCCCGGTTGTGGCGTCAAGAACCAGAAGAATCTCATGAGGAGCACCTTCCATAGCCTTCCCGACAACTCTTTTCATTTTCTTTAACTCTTCCATCAGGTTTTTTTTAACATGAAGCCTTCCTGCTGTATCAATAATTAATATATCAATTTCCCTTGCCATTGCAGATTTTATGGAATCAAAAGCCACTGAACTCGGGTCAGAACCATCATTTCCTCTTACAACAGGAACATCAGCACGCCTTCCCCATATCTCAAGCTGTTCGTCTGCTGCTGCCCTGAAGGTGTCTGCTGCGGCAAGCATAACTTTTTTGCCTTCCTGTGTAAAAAGAGAAGCGAATTTCCCAATAGTTGTTGTCTTCCCAACACCGTTAACACCAACAACCATAATAACAGAGGGTTTTTCAAAATTGCTTTTTTCTGAAGAAGAACACTGACCTGATTCAAGGGTTTCAATGAACTTTTTTTTGAGATAATCTTTCAAAAGATTAGCTTCCTTAACTTTTTCATTCTTAACATAATTCTTCAAATCTTCAATGAACCTGTTTGACGCCTGAACTCCAAGGTCAGAAAGAATCAATATCTCTTCCAGTTCTGTAAAGAACTCCTCATCAATCCCCTGTCCAAGAGAAAGCAGGTTCTCAACCCTTGATATTAATCCCTGTCTTGTCTTTGAAAGACCATTTTTTAAGCGTGAAAAAAAATTGTTAGATTTTTTTAATAAATTTTTCAATTCTCCTCATTCCCTCTTTAATATTTTCAATTGAATTTGAATAAGAAAATCTTATATACCCTTCAGCATTTGTTCCAAAATCGATTCCCGGTGTAACAGCAACCTTTGCCTCTCTTAAGATTTTAAAGGCAAACTCATATGAATTCTCTGAGAACTTCTTTGCATTTGCCAGAACATAAAAAGCCCCTGTGGGCAACACCTTTATTCCAAAACCCAGCTCCCTGAGCCTGTTAACCATATATAACCTTCTCTGGTTAAAGATAGTAACCATTTTTTTTACATCTTTCCCTGCATTTTTTAAAGCAGAAATCCCAGCCCACTGTGCAAAAGAAGAAGCGGAAATAAAAAGATTCTGCTGCAGCTTCTGCATCGCTCTCACAAACTTTTTAGGAGCGATAACATAACCCAGCCGCCATCCTGTCATTGCATAGAGTTTTGAAAACCCGTTAAGAACAAAAGCCCTGTCAGTAAATTCAAGCATTGAGTGTTCCTCTCCTTCGTATATCAATCCGTGATATATTTCATCAGAAATCACAAACACAGGAAGATTTGCTAATTCTTCCAGCACTTTTTTCTTTAAGACTGCACCTGTAGGATTTGCAGGGGAATTAACTACAATACCCTTTGTTTTTTTTGAAAGTTTTTTCCTGAACTCATCTGCATCGTATTGAAACCCCTCTTTCTCAAATATATCCACAAACACAGGAATACCTTCTACAAACCTGATAAAATTCGGATAACAGGAGTAATGAGGATTGGATAAAACAACCTCATCACCCTGATTCAGCAAAGCACCAAAGACAAGAAGCATTGCCGGAGAAGTTCCGCTTGTAACGATTATCTGGTTAGGGCTGACATCAACGCCGTACCTTTTGAAATAATGCTCTGCTATTGTTTCCCTAAGTTCAATTATTCCCATACTATGTGTATAGTGGGTTATTCCATTTCTTAAAGCCCTGTATCCTTCTTCTTTTATAACCCTTGGCGTGTCAAAATCAGGCTCCCCAACCTCAAGATGAATAATATCCTCACCTGCTTTTTCCATAGCCTTGGCTTCATCAAGCACATCCATTACAATAAACGGTGAAATATCTTTTGCTCTGCTGGATATCATAGTAAATTTTTAATCACAGAAAAGGCTCTTTGTCAAACACTACAAGCCATATATTGTTGCAATCGCTATTTTTCTGTTGTAAAATAATTTTTGTTCTTTACAATGTCGTATTGAGGAATAATTTTTAACATTTGTTTTTTGAATTTACTATGACAACAAGTATACCTATTTTACCAAACATAATAGAAAACCTCGGCAGCGGAATTATAATTATTGACAAATCAGACAACATCACTTTTATTAACTCAATTGCGGAGAAACTGCTTGGCTTGAAAAGCAAAGATGTCCTTTTCAAACCAACAAATCATATTTTTTCTGAAAAAATAATCCTTGATATCCTTTCCTCTGTAAAAAAAACAGAAGAGGCGTTAAATTATAAAATTGCAATCACTAAGCCCAAAAGAAGAAACTTGACTCTCAATGTAGCTCCGATCTTTGATTCCAGTGAAAAATACAATGGAACAGTGATAATGCTGATAAACTCTTTCAGGGAAAAGCCTATCAAATTCCAGCTTCTGAAGCAGAACCAGAAAGCAACAATCGGAACCCTTACAAGCTGGGTTGCCCACGAGGTAAGAAATCCGCTTACATCAATGAACCTCCACCTTGACCTCTTGAAAGAAGAGATAAACGAGAATTCCCAAAATACTTCAAAAGAGATTGTCGAGTTAATAGAAACATTGGAACAGGAAGTTGAGAGATTAAATAACAATCTGAATGAGTTTTTAAACTTCGGGGTAATTTCATCATCAAAAAAGAAATTGTATAATCTCAACGAAGTTGTGAAATCAATCATTGAACTTGTCCAGCCAGAGGCAGAAATGGCAAGAGTTGATGTTGTCCTGAAACTGGATGAATCCATTCCTAAAATTCTGATTGATGTTGCCCAGATGAGGCTTATGATTTTAAATTTAATAAAAAATTCAATCCAGGCAATGCCTGATGGAGGAAAACTGGAAATAAAAACTGAAAAAAAGAATAACAAGGTAAACCTGAAAATAAAAGATAACGGGTTCGGGATTCCAAAAGAAGATTTAAAAAATATTTTTGATTTTCTTTATACCAAGAAAAAGGACGGAACCGGTCTCGGATTAACCATATCCAAAAAGATTGTAAAGGAACACGAGGGGGATATCTTTGCAAAAAGTCAGGTCAACAAAGGTTCTATCTTCACTGTTTCACTGCCAATAATCTAATCTTTAACACAAACTATGCAAAGCATAATACTGATAGCTGAAGATGATAAAAAAATAGCTGAAGGGCTTGAAAAGTTTTTGAAGAAAAAGGGGCATAAGGTCCTTTTAGCTCACGATGGCAGAAAAGCGCTTGATATAGTAAAAAAGCAGAATATTAACCTGCTTCTTACAGACATGGTGCTTCCGAATATGGATGGAATCAGCCTGTTAAAAGAAACCAAAAACAGAAAACCTGAAATAGAGTGTATTATGGTAACTGCCCATGGAACAATTGAAAAAGCAGTAGAAGCCTTGAAAATCGGCGCCTATGATTTTCTGATAAAGCCTGTAAATGTTAAGAGGCTTGGTATTCTTATTGAGAAGGCGCTTGAAAAACAGGTCTTAATACTTAAAAACATTGAGCTTCAGCAAAAGCTTGAAGAGAGGTTTGGATTTAAAAATATAATTGGAAAAGGTAATGAGATAAAAAGAATACTTGAGCTTGTAAGTCAGGTTTCCTCTCGGAACAGCAATGTCCTCATCTACGGAGAAAGCGGTACAGGCAAGGAACTTATTGCAAATGCAATTCATTACAGCGGAAACTTGCCGCAAAGCCCTTTTATAAAAGTCAACTGCAGCGTTTTTAATGAAGGAGTTCTTGAAAGCGAGCTTTTCGGACACGAAAAGGGATCATTTACAGGTGCTGCTTCACAGAGGATAGGAAGGTTTGAAATGGCTGACGGAGGCACTCTTTTTCTTGATGAAGTAAGCGAAATACCTCCTTCAATTCAGGTCAAGCTCCTCAGAGTAATACAGGAAAAGGAATTTGAAAGAGTTGGAGGGTCAAAAACCATCAAGGTTGATGTAAGAATAATTGCAGCAGCAAACAAGGATCTCAAAGAACTCGTAAAGCAGGAAAAATTCAGAGAGGATTTGTATTACAGGCTAAACGTTGTAAAAATTGATATTCCGCCTTTGAGAAACAGAAAAGAAGACATTCCCTTTCTTCTGAATTATTTTATTAGCAAGTTTAATAAGCAGTACGGCACTCAAATTAAAGGTGTAACTCGAAAAACGCTTAATCTGCTTTTAAATTATTATTGGCCCGGAAATGTCAGAGAGCTTGAAAACTGCATTGAATCTGCAATGGTGATGGCAAAGGATGAGTATCTGACCCCAAAAGACCTGCCAGAATATGTTACAAGCCAGTCTGCTGACAATACTTCAGTAGTAATTGATATTGGTACTCCCCTTAAAGAAATAGAGAAAAACATTCTTACTAAAACTCTTGAGCTTGTTAAAGGAAACAAGGCAAAGGCTGCACAGCTCCTTGGAATAGGAGTAAAAACTGTTCACAGAAAATTTGAAGAATACGGCTTAAAACCTGTTAAGTGAAAAATTAAAGAATTAAGCTTTACAAACCCAACCATACTCAGAATTGCAAAATAGATAAGTAAAAATCCCAAATCATAATTACCAATTTTCCAAAAAACTCTAAACTTAAATTACCCTAATTTAAATTTTTTGAACATATGGAATTTTAAATTTAAGTATTATTTGGAAATTGTTATTTGGAATTTGGAATTTTTCTATCATTTAAACTTGCTTCTAACCCATTGTCATTACGACAAAAAAAAACAGCACGAAAGGGAAAATATGGTCAATTTGACATTTATTTCATCCTCTGCAAGTCAAAAATGTAAATATTGACCTAATCATTAAAATATGCATTTAAAACACAGAAAGATCAATTTTTTTTGCAGCATTTAGCAAGTAATTTCAATATGTTATTCCATGATATATCAAGACTGTTTTTTTGGCATGAATTTTGCATATGATTAAGACAAATATTTGAAATTAAAAAAAATTTATCATGGAGGGAACAATAGAATGACAGGATTCGGTCCCCATCTCACTCTCGACGGTTATGGTTGCAATAGAAAAAAACTAGAAGATTTAGATATGATTTATTCAATTCTTGATGAATTTCCTTCCAATATCGGTATGACAAAAATCATGCCTCCTTATGTCTTTCGCTACACAGGAGCAAAGCTTGAGGATTGGGGGGTTTCAGGGTTTGTGCTCATAGCAGAAAGCCATATAAGCATTCACACATTTCCTGTAAAAAACTATCTAAGCCTTGATATCTTCTCCTGCAAGCAGTTTGATTCAGAAATAGCAGTCAGCTACATAAAAGAAATTTTTGAAATGAAAAAATACCAGATGAATCTATTCAATCGCGGAGATGAATTTCCAAAAGATATAGAAAAAACCACGAGAATAGTAGTAGGACAGAGGAAGAAAGTTACGCATCTGATAGATTTTCAGAGAGAAAACGGTATTAAATTATCACGGAAAAAAAATTTACTCATTTAGATTAAAAGAAATAAGAGACGTTTTGCCGTGAATTTAGGAGAGGGGGATTGAATTTTTTTACCAGATTCCGATTTCTGTGACCTGCCAAGACTCTTCTGTCTGTCTAAAAGTTTTATAAATAAAATATTAAAAATATCTTTTGACCTGCTTTCTTTTTCTAAAAAATTGCATCTCTTTTACAGTTTAATAGCCCGGTCTACAAGAGCGGTTATTTTAACTTCCCCTGTAATGGCAATGCTGATAGAAGAGGTTTTCCCGCCAAAGCTTTTTATGAAATCACCAACCCCTGAAGGAGGAATCTAGCTTATGGATTGTTCAGACAGACCCATTGCTTCTGAGATTGAAAAAGTCATAAAAGCAAGTTACTGGAAAGATGTACCTGATGAAGAATGGAATAACTGGCAATGGCAGATAAAAAACCGCTTAACCGCAATTGAAGACCTAAGCAGAATAATTGAGTTAAGCGATGAGGAACTTGCTGAACTGAAAAAAGTCACTGAACGTTTTAAAATGTCAATTACTCCTTACTTTGCCTCATTAATTGATAAAAACGATCCAAACTGTCCAATCAGAAAACAGGCTATTCCATCAAAATATGAGCTTCAGAAAACAAGAGATAATGACCCTGACCCCCTTGATGAAGATATTGATTCTCCGGTTCCGGGGTTAACGCACCGCTACCCGGACAGGGCACTGCTGATTACAACAGACAGATGCGGGACATTGTGCCGTCACTGCACACGAAAACGCTCTGTAGGTATGAAGGACATTGATAAAACAAAAAACGAGCTTAACGCAATGATAGAGTACATCAAGAACACAAAAACCATAAGGGATGTCCTTCTTTCAGGCGGAGATCCTCTTCTCATTTCTCCTCTGACTCTGGAATTCCTTCTGAAATCACTGCGGAAAATTCCACATGTGGAAATTATCCGCATTGGCACCCGTATTCCTGTAACCCTGCCGCAGAGGATTACACCAGAGCTTGTTGAAATGATAAGCCGCTATCACCCTGTGTGGATTAATACTCACTTTAACCACCCCAAAGAAATCACACAGGAATGTGCTCAGGCTATTGACCTTCTGCTCAGGTCAGGAATACCTGTCGGAAGCCAGACTGTGCTCCTGAAGGATGTAAATGACTGCCCTCATATAATGAAAAAACTGATGCACAAACTCCTGATGATAAGAGTAAGGCCATATTACATTTTCCAGTGCGATCTGTCTGTTGGGGTCGAACACTTCAGAACATCTGTCCTCAAGGGAATTGAAATAATAGAAATGCTGAGGGGCCATACATCCGGCCTCGGAGTGCCTGCCTTTGTAATAGACGGTCCCGGAGGAATGGGAAAGGTTCCTGTCATGCCCAATTACCTTATATCATATTCAGAAAAAGGAGCTGTTATCAGAAATTATGAAGGCTCAATAACTGTTTATGAAGAACCAAAGAGTAAAAAATTTTTCTGCCAGAAATGCGGAATATGCAAAGAGCAGGAATGGATAAGCCGTGAAGGCGTGGCAAAGCTTTTTTTATCACAAACAGAATCCCTTGTTCCTTCAGGTTCAGAGAGAGAGAACCGCAGGAAAAAAATCAGTTCAAAGGGTATAAAAAAAGAAACCTGTAAAGAGCAAAAAGAGAAAGAGAAGAAACCGGTTCAGATTCCATTTAGCTTTGTTACAAGAGTTCAGGCATCAGCAAAACAGTTTCTCTGAAAAAAGGATAACCTAAAATGCCTCTGACTGTTGGTATTTCTTTTGACCTTAAAAAAAATTACCCGAATGAAATGAAGTATTCTGTTGATGCCGACTGCGAGCTTGACTCTATGGATACAATTGATGCAATAGCCTCAGCTTTGGAAAGAAACGGTAACAGAGTCATTAAGCTTGGCAATGCAAGGGAACTAATTAAATCTATAGAAAAAGCCAAACCTGACATAGTTTTTAACATATCAGAAGGCATATCAGGAAGAAGCAGGGAAGCCCATGTTCCTGCAATTCTTGAAGCATACCAGATTCCGTATACAGGCTCTGATCCCCTTACCCTTTCTCTTTGTCTTGACAAATCAATGGCAAAGAAAGTTATAGGCTACAGCAATATCCCTACTCCTGATTTCAGAAAGATTGAAGAAGCCGAAGAAATTCAGAAACTTTATGAGATGGAAATAGATTTTCCTATTTTCATAAAACCCTGTTATGAAGGTTCAAGCAAGGGAATACGTCTTGATTCAAAAATTAAAAATATCTCAACCCTTAAGAAAAAAACCTTTAAACTTCTCGCGACATACCGCCAGCCTGTTTTGATTGAAGAATATCTTCCGGGCTCGGAATACACTGTTGGAATTCTCGGGACAAAAGAACCTGAAGTTCTCGGAATAATGGAAGTAAAAAGTGTTGCCCAATCTGAAAAAGAGTTGATTTATTCTTATGAGGTAAAAAAAGACTGGGAGAATTGCGTCCAGTACCTCTGTCCCCCTCCTATTTCTCCACAGCTTGAATCAGCAATAAAAAAAGTTGCCATTGATTCATTTAAAGCGCTTGAGTGTAGGGATGTGGCAAGAGTTGATATAAGACTTGACAAAGATGGAACTCCTAATTTTCTTGAAATCAATCCCTTGCCGGGGCTAATGCCCGGTTACAGCGACCTTTATATTATGGCAAAATCTGTAGGGATGGAATATGATGTCTTAATAAACAAGATACTGTTTTCAGCTATTGAGCGTTACCCCCACCTCAGGATAAACCACTGCAAAAGTCTAATGGCATGAATCCCTTAATCCTGGCAATGATTTCCACCATTTCATCCCTGCTAATCCTGTTCCCACCCTTTAGGCAAAGTTTTCTGCGGCTATA
Above is a genomic segment from Candidatus Schekmanbacteria bacterium RIFCSPLOWO2_02_FULL_38_14 containing:
- a CDS encoding S-adenosylmethionine decarboxylase proenzyme; this translates as MTGFGPHLTLDGYGCNRKKLEDLDMIYSILDEFPSNIGMTKIMPPYVFRYTGAKLEDWGVSGFVLIAESHISIHTFPVKNYLSLDIFSCKQFDSEIAVSYIKEIFEMKKYQMNLFNRGDEFPKDIEKTTRIVVGQRKKVTHLIDFQRENGIKLSRKKNLLI
- a CDS encoding lysine 2,3-aminomutase, coding for MDCSDRPIASEIEKVIKASYWKDVPDEEWNNWQWQIKNRLTAIEDLSRIIELSDEELAELKKVTERFKMSITPYFASLIDKNDPNCPIRKQAIPSKYELQKTRDNDPDPLDEDIDSPVPGLTHRYPDRALLITTDRCGTLCRHCTRKRSVGMKDIDKTKNELNAMIEYIKNTKTIRDVLLSGGDPLLISPLTLEFLLKSLRKIPHVEIIRIGTRIPVTLPQRITPELVEMISRYHPVWINTHFNHPKEITQECAQAIDLLLRSGIPVGSQTVLLKDVNDCPHIMKKLMHKLLMIRVRPYYIFQCDLSVGVEHFRTSVLKGIEIIEMLRGHTSGLGVPAFVIDGPGGMGKVPVMPNYLISYSEKGAVIRNYEGSITVYEEPKSKKFFCQKCGICKEQEWISREGVAKLFLSQTESLVPSGSERENRRKKISSKGIKKETCKEQKEKEKKPVQIPFSFVTRVQASAKQFL